AAATTGGAAGCATCTACCAGGTTTATTATTATATCGGGCTTTTCGGTTAAAATGTAATTACGGGCTACCAATTCATCAGGACTGCCTCCTGCCAGAGAATAAATACCCGGAAGATCAACAACTTCATAAATTTTACCGTTATATTTGCATATTCCGGATTTGTGTTCTACCGTAACTCCAGGCCAATTACCAACAGTTTGATGAGCACCGGTTAAAGCATTAAAAAGGCAGGTCTTACCTACATTGGGATTTCCCGCCAGAGCAATTACAGGCCTATTTCTCATCGGATTGCGTCTCATTCTCAATTGGAGCGCATTTCCAGCAAAGCCCCTTCACATTTAATTCTATACTCTCCGGCTTGAATTTCAAGTCCTGCGCCTGTTTTTCCAATATAGGATATAGTGTGTTTAAATCCGTCTCCATTAAATCACCGCAATTTCTGCACAACCAATGAATGTGTTTCGGATGACCAAAAATATGTTCATAACGCTCTCTGCCTTCACTGCGAATAGCTCGTTGCACAAGACCTGCATCCAATAAGAGAGGAATAGTCCTGTAAACCGTCGCCAGAGATATAGAACTGGTCTTTGCCCTGATTTTATCATACAGTTCTTCCGCATTAAAATGGGTGTGCATACTGAATACGGTTTCCAATATACAACGCCTAGGTTCAGTTAATTTGAGCCCTTTGTGATTTAGGTATTGACTAAAGATAACTGCATATTCTTCCATCGTTTTTTCCTCTTTGTATTGAAAATCATTCACAACTTTGCTCAACTTTACAGAACCTGATTTTCTGTAAAGAAGTATTTTGGGAAAAACGCTGAAATAAATTTGAAATAACTTTCAGATACCCACATTTTATTACCAGAGTAGTATTATTTTCTGATACCACCATTTTTTTACCAGAGTAGTATTAATTGTAGATTTGCCTTTCCGCAATGGTGACCTCCTGGTCAACCACCTCACACGCTTTTTTTCCTTCCGCAAAGTAATCGGTAACGAAAAAACCTGGTTTCTTATGAACGATGAGGAAAACGTTCCTCCGATTTGTATATCCGGCAGAAAATTATGAACGACAAGATGTCGTTCCTCCGAATAAAAAAAACCCAAAGTGCAAAATCGCAATGGTGACCTCCTCGTCAACCTCCTCACACGCTTTTTCCCCTTCCGTAATGTTGACCTCCTTGTCAACCACCTTACACGCTTTTTCCATTTCCGCAATGGTGACCTCCTGGTCAACCACCTCACACGCTTTTTTTCCTTCCGCAAAGTAATCGGTAACGAAAAAACCTGGTTTCTTATGAACGATGAGGAAAACGTTCCTCCGATTTGTATATCCGGCAGAAAATTATGAACGACAAGATGTCGTTCCTCCGAATAAAAAAAACCCAAAGGGCAAAATCGGATGGTTGACCTCCCGGTCAACCCACCTCTTACGATTTGTTTCTTTACCAGAAGGTATGAGGCAACGAAAAACCAGTGATACCACTAAACGACGAGGATTTCGTTTTTCCGGAATAAAAAAGCCCCTTAGGGCGACACTATAATAGCGATGGTGGCGTAAGCCCCTCGTAAAATGCGGAAAAATATATCTCTTCGCCCACTGCACCCTGACCTTCGCCCTTCGCTCTCTGCCCTCTGCCAAAAGCCCCTTAGGGCGACACTATAATAGCGATGGTGGCGTAAGCCCCTCGTAAAATGCGGAAAAATATATTTCTTCGCCCTCTGCACCCTGCCCTTTGCCCTTCGCTCTCTGCCCTCTGCCAAAAGCTCCTCGTAAAATGTCAGCACCATTTCATTTTCTTTTGTCTCTTACCTGTACTCGTTTATTACTCCTTAATCAAACCTTAATCAAGCGTTAATAATTAAGGAGTGATCAATGTATGATAATGAATTGATTGACAGTTTGAGGTAAGGATATAATATGACCCTAAAAGCTATGGAATTTATAATAAAAGTAACTGTAAAATAAGGAAAAAAGGGATTTTCCGGCATAATGGGTGGTGCTATATATTATTATC
This genomic interval from Candidatus Cloacimonas sp. contains the following:
- a CDS encoding Fur family transcriptional regulator — protein: MEEYAVIFSQYLNHKGLKLTEPRRCILETVFSMHTHFNAEELYDKIRAKTSSISLATVYRTIPLLLDAGLVQRAIRSEGRERYEHIFGHPKHIHWLCRNCGDLMETDLNTLYPILEKQAQDLKFKPESIELNVKGLCWKCAPIENETQSDEK